CAACCTCGAGGTCGCACAGCAAGTTCCGGCGGGCTTTCCCGAAGTGCTCGCCATTGCGAGCACCACCGCGAAAGCCGGAACCAAGAACAAATTTGGTCAACAAATCCTCGCGGACACCGAATCATATCAGTTACCCACTTTTGGGTAACCGAAATGGTCCGAACCAGCAACCAGGGTTTGGCTTGCCTGTCTCTGTTTGCTCTGTTTTCTCCTGTTATATTAGTTGCGCTGTGATCTCCGGGTCCGGACTGAGCCTGCCGGCTTGACGGGCGGGACAACACTCCCCGCATGAAAACCCTTCCTCTGCTTCTTCTGTCATTGCTTACCCTCAGCGCCACGGCCGCCGAGTCCGGCGTGAAGCGCTACCTTTACTTGAGCACGCCCGACGGGGCGCAAACCGAAGGCCGCTCCAGCGAAGGCATCCTGATCTTCGATATCGACAACGGCCACCGCTTCGTGCGGCGGATCACCATTCCTATCTTCAAAGAAGGGTTGCGCGGCTTTGTCGGGAACGCGACGACGCACGCGGTCTATTACACGACCACGAGCCGCCGCATGGGGTGCTTCGATCTCGAATCGGAGAAGATCGTCTGGGATCGCACGTATGACGCGGGCTGCGATCGCGCGTGCATCACACCCGACGGCACGAAGATTTACGTTCCGACTGGCTGGTGGTATCGCGGGGACGACAGTGGCTTTCTCGTGGTGGATGCCAAAGACGGCACGCTGCTGAAGCGCATTCGCGTCAATGTGCAGGCCCACAACAGCCTGTTTGTCTTCGACGCCACGGTGATGCCGCCAAAGGAGAAGACGCATGTGGATCTGAGCATGGGCGGCCATGGCTGGGTGACCTTCAGTCTCGATGGCCGATATGCCTGGGCGCACACGCCGGACGTGATCGACGTGCGCACGAAAAAAGTCGTCGCCACGCTCAAGGATGAAAACGGACAGCCGTTCGCCAGCTCGAAGTTTATCGAGGTCCACCTGCGCAACGGCAAGGTCGTCCGCGTGGGCGACCAGTTCGGACTAGGCCGAGTGCATGTGGCGGGGAATCTGTAGTCGCACTAACAGCGCACGAGAAAAACACAAGTGACGATACGAGCGTAGGCCCCCAACCCGCCTCGAACGGTTCCCGGTAGGGCGAGTCCGTCCCGGCGAGCCGTGTCTGACGTGTTGAGAACACGTTGGATGCGGCTCGCTGGGGACAGGCTCGCCCTACCGAACTCAATCTGAGAATTGCTGCCAACATGCTGCCGAAGCTGCGCAGCGATCTGACTTTCGAACCGGTTGATCGGGAAGGCAGGCTTCTTCTTTACTTCGTACTTTCTGGTCCTCTCCGCGCTTTCGATTCTGGCGGCATTCGGGATCGTGTTCAGTCGCTGGCAAGCGAAGGGGAGAGTCTCGTGCAGCTCTTCTCGTTTTCCGCGATCCCGATCATCTCACTGATGATTTTCCTGATGATCACGGCGCACGAGTTCGCCCACGGCCTGGCCTGCAAACGATACGGCGGAGAGGTCCATGAGATGGGCTTTCTGCTGATCTATCTTCAGCCGGCAGTTTATTGCAACGTGAGCGACGCCTGGCTTTTCGCGGAGAAGTCCAAACGGCTGCTGGTGGGATTTGCGGGGCCTTACTGATCAGACCGTGTGCATGGCGCGGTGGCCATGGCTGCTTTCCCTTCGCGCCAATACGTGAAATTCGTGTCTCAAAAAGATCCACCATTGTTCACGGGGGGTTCGTAAATTCGCAAATTCGTTGCCCCAGAATCGTGCGGGACCTATTCTTCTGCGTCATGCAAACACCGAAGTCCTTTCAACCCCCGCCTCGGCTGCTGATGGGGCCGGGGCCGAGCAACGTCGCACCGTCCGTGCTCCAAGCCATGTCGCGTCCTCTCGTGGGCCATCTCGATCCCGCGTTCGTGCAGATGATGGAGGAGATCAAAGGGATGTTGCGTGCCGTGTTCCAAACGCAGAATGAAATGACTTTCCCGGTCAGCGGCACCGGCAGCGCCGGCATGGAATTCTGCTTCGTCAATCTCATTGAACCGGGCGACGAAGTGGTGGTCGGGGTGAACGGGGTGTTCGGCACGCGCATGGTTGAGGTGGCCGAACGTTGCGGCGCCAGAGTCACCAAAGTCGAAGCGCCCTGGGGCCGCATCATCGAGGCGCAGCAGATCGCGGATACTCTGAAACAACGCCGGCCCAAGCTGGTCGCAGTGGTTCACGCCGAAACTTCCACCGGCGCGCTCACGCCCGTCGAGGAAATCGCTCGTCTCGCCCATGAGGCCGGCGCCTTGTTTGTCCTGGACACCGTTACCTCCCTCGGTGGCTGTGCCGTGAAAATTGATGCCTGGCAAGCGGACGGGGTCTATAGCGGGACGCAAAAGTGTTTGAGTTGCCCGCCGGGTTTGGCGCCGGTGTCCTTGAGCAAGCGGGCGCTCGAAGCCGCGGCGCAGCGCAAACGGAAAGTCCAAAGCTGGTATCTGGACGTGAATTTGTTGTCCTCGTACTGGGGCCAGGAGCGCGTCTATCATCACACGGCGCCGATCACGATGAACTACGCGCTGCACGAAGCGCTGCGGCTGACTCTGGAAGAAGGCCTGGAACGGCGCTTCCGCCGGCATCAGCAAAATCATGAATCGCTCAAGTCGGGTCTGGCGGCGCTAGGTTTGAGCCTGGCGGCTCAGGAAGGCCACCAACTCTGGCAACTGAACACCGTCACAGTGCCGGAAGGCGTCGAGGAGGCTGCGGTTCGGAAGCGGCTCTTGTCTGATTTCAAGATCGAGATTGGCGCCGGCCTGGGTCCGCTCAAGGGCAAGATTTGGCGCGTGGGTTTGATGGGCGAAACCTCCACGAAGGAAAACGTCAAAGCGTTTCTCCGCGCCCTCGGCCAGATTCTGAAAGACGGCGGGCGCAAGGTCGATGTCGAAGCGGCCCTGGCCGCGGCGGGGTCGTGAACCGCATCTCGGGGTTTCTTTCACCGATTTGACGATTTAACCTTTTAGCGTTTTAACAGCTTCGGTTTCGGCTTCGCCACGCTCTGCTCCCGGTGTGTTTTGCAACGCACAGGCTTTTCTGCGCTTTGCGGGGCCGGGTTTCTCAACTATAGTTTGACTTAATCCAGAAGCGCTTTTAAGAACTCTAGCGCTGACCGAATGACCTGACGCGTTATGCAAACCGAACAACCCGCGTATGTCCGAGTCGGCCCTGCCCCGCACGTCTTCGTCGGCGGCTTCACTCTGATCGAATTGCTCGTGGTCATCGCCATCATTGCGGTCCTGGCGAGCATGCTGCTGCCCGCGCTTTCGAAGTCGAAGGCCAAAGCGCAAGGGATCAAGTGCATGAGCAATTTGAAGCAGTTGCAGTACGCGTGGCATTTCTACGCCGACGACAATAGCGACAAGATTACTTCCTCCGCATATCAAAACCCGGTGGAGCCCACGGCCTGGGTGGATGGCTGGCTGGATTTCAACGCCAGCAACTCGGCCAACACCAATACGCTGATTCTTCGCGATCCCAATCGATCCAAGTTCGCCGCTTACTTGACGGAGGTCGATATCTACAAATGTCCGGCCGACTTCAGCTACGTGAACATCCGCGGCGCGCGCGTTTCGCGCGTGCGCAGCATGGGGATGAGCCAGGCGCTCGGCGGCCCGGGTGGCTGGCTTCCGCCGGGGAGTTATAACGAAGGGCACAAGCGCTACCGAACCTACTACAAGACCGCGGACATGGTCGATCCGCCTCCGGCAAAGCTTTACGTCCTGCTGGATGAACATCCGGACAGCATCAACGCGGGCGGGTTCGCCAATCAAATGGTGGAGAATTCGGCCCAGGCACGGATCATTGATTTTCCGGCCAGCTACCACAACGGCGCTTGTGGAATCTCGTTCGCGGACGGCCACGCAGAGATTAAGGTTTGGAAAGATCCGCGCAGCAAACCTCCGGTCCGGAACAACAACAGTTTGCAGTTGAACGTCGCCTCGCCCAACAATCAGGACATGATCTGGCTCGCCGAGCGCACGTCGAGCCG
Above is a genomic segment from Verrucomicrobiota bacterium containing:
- a CDS encoding alanine--glyoxylate aminotransferase family protein, with product MQTPKSFQPPPRLLMGPGPSNVAPSVLQAMSRPLVGHLDPAFVQMMEEIKGMLRAVFQTQNEMTFPVSGTGSAGMEFCFVNLIEPGDEVVVGVNGVFGTRMVEVAERCGARVTKVEAPWGRIIEAQQIADTLKQRRPKLVAVVHAETSTGALTPVEEIARLAHEAGALFVLDTVTSLGGCAVKIDAWQADGVYSGTQKCLSCPPGLAPVSLSKRALEAAAQRKRKVQSWYLDVNLLSSYWGQERVYHHTAPITMNYALHEALRLTLEEGLERRFRRHQQNHESLKSGLAALGLSLAAQEGHQLWQLNTVTVPEGVEEAAVRKRLLSDFKIEIGAGLGPLKGKIWRVGLMGETSTKENVKAFLRALGQILKDGGRKVDVEAALAAAGS
- a CDS encoding type II secretion system protein; the encoded protein is MQTEQPAYVRVGPAPHVFVGGFTLIELLVVIAIIAVLASMLLPALSKSKAKAQGIKCMSNLKQLQYAWHFYADDNSDKITSSAYQNPVEPTAWVDGWLDFNASNSANTNTLILRDPNRSKFAAYLTEVDIYKCPADFSYVNIRGARVSRVRSMGMSQALGGPGGWLPPGSYNEGHKRYRTYYKTADMVDPPPAKLYVLLDEHPDSINAGGFANQMVENSAQARIIDFPASYHNGACGISFADGHAEIKVWKDPRSKPPVRNNNSLQLNVASPNNQDMIWLAERTSSRLGI